In Amphiura filiformis chromosome 1, Afil_fr2py, whole genome shotgun sequence, the following are encoded in one genomic region:
- the LOC140148927 gene encoding leucine-rich repeat-containing protein 40-like, whose protein sequence is MSRRGRAPFKPRAGFQKPVKVEDGVSKALLKQGRKSGQLNLSNRNLTTVPDTVWRINLDVPEEGKTVSLDDADDRWWEQTDLVKLILASNKLQEISEDIRQLPALSVLDIHDNQLVSLPQALGELQNLQRLNLSHNKLTQLPDDLFNLKNLQFLHLEHNEMTELNENIGDLIHVEDLNLSNNKLTSLPTSLGSLRRLKTLNVSNNNLKELPYTIGILKDIRMLDATHNKLTEVPEELGDMTSLEQLYLRHNQITRLPVMRSCATLKELHAGNNRITEISPEHLKHFGLMSVLDLRDNKISELHEDIMLLKNLQRLDLTNNDLSNLPYKLGTMTTLKSLVLDGNPMRSIRRDILNRGTMGLMKYLRSRIEEEPSSQDATDSGAAPSASIADIGRTAAVAGKTFDYSGKKATEVPATLWEPAKESEVEAVNFSKNLLTEVPPNLILLSKTVVDVNLGLNKITSLPVEMQMMTRLTHLDLRGNALSTIPSEFSTMEHMREINISYSRFKELPHVIYTWSKLENILASDNQIEVIDVAGLRKLPMIATLDLQNNNIMQVPPELGTIESLRSLQLAGNAFRNPRPAILAKGTPALLAYLKDRIPTN, encoded by the exons ATGTCGAGGCGAGGTAGAGCACCGTTTAAGCCTAGGGCAGGGTTCCAAAAACCTGTCAAGGTAGAAGATGGTGTGTCTAAAGCACTTTTGAAGCAAGGGAGAAAAAGTGGCCAGCTGAATCTGTCAAACAGGAATCTCACAACAG TTCCAGATACAGTATGGCGCATCAATTTAGACGTCCCAGAAGAAGGCAAAACTGTTTCTCTTGATGATGCAGACGATAGATGGTGGGAACAAACTGACTTGGTCAAGCTAATTCTAGCATCCAATAAGCTACAAGAAATATCAGAAGATATCAGGCAGCTACCTGCCCTAAGTGTGCTAGAT ATTCATGATAACCAGTTGGTATCATTACCACAAGCCCTTGGAGAACTGCAGAACTTACAGAGGCTGAATTTAAG TCACAACAAATTGACTCAATTACCAGATGATCTGTTTAACCTGAAGAACCTGCAGTTTTTACATCTAGAACACAATGAGATGACTGAATTGAATGAAAACATTGGGGATCTTATTCATGTAGAAGATTTG AATTTATCCAACAACAAGCTCACATCTCTACCAACATCTTTGGGTAGCCTGCGAAGACTGAAGACCTTGAATGTGTCCAACAATAACTTGAAGGAACTTCCATACACCATAGGCATACTGAAGGATATACGAATGCTGGATGCTACACATAATAAGCTAACAGAAGTGCCAGAAGAATTAGGAGATATGACATCACTGGAACAGCTGTATCTGAGGCATAATCAAATCACAAGGTTGCCAGTTATGAGATCCTGCGCCACTTTGAAG GAATTACATGCAGGTAACAACAGGATCACAGAGATATCGCCAGAACATCTCAAACACTTTGGTTTGATGAGTGTGTTGGATCTTAGAGATAACAAGATTTCTGAACTACATGAAGACATTATGTTGTTGAAGAATTTACAGCGCTTAGATTTGACCAATAATGACTTGTCAAA CCTCCCATACAAGTTGGGTACGATGACTACGCTGAAATCACTTGTACTAGATGGCAATCCAATGAGAAGTATacgaagggacattttgaat AGAGGTACTATGGGATTAATGAAGTATCTCAGAAGTCGAATTGAAGAAGAACCATCATCCCAAGACGCCACAGACAGTGGAGCAGCACCCTCAGCATCAATAGCAGATATCGGCAGGACAGCAGCAGTAGCAGGAAAGACATTTGATTATAGTGGCAAGAAAGCTACTGAAGTCCCTGCTACTTTATGGGAACCAGCCAAGGAGTCAGAAGTTGAAGCGGTGAATTTCAGCAAGAATTTGCTTACTGAAGTTCCTCCAAA CTTGATACTGCTGTCTAAAACTGTAGTGGATGTCAACCTTGGGCTCAACAAGATTACCAGTCTACCAGTAGAGATGCAAATGATGACAAGACTAACACACTTAGACTTGAG GGGCAATGCACTGAGTACTATACCTTCCGAATTCAGCACCATGGAGCATATGCGTGAAATTAACATCTCTTACAGCCGCTTCAAGGAACTTCCTCATGTCATTTACACCTGGAGTAAACTTGAGAACATCTTGGCCAGCGATAACCAAATAGAAGTGATAGATGTAGCTGGATTGCGCAAATTACCGATGATTGCCACCTTGGATCTTCAGAATAATAACATAATGCAGGTGCCTCCTGAACTTGGAACTATTGAATCACTCAG ATCTCTACAATTAGCTGGGAATGCATTCCGTAATCCGAGGCCTGCCATTCTGGCAAAAGGAACCCCAGCATTACTGGCGTATCTCAAAGACAGGATTCCAACTAattaa